The segment GAGTACAATAAAGTGGAACTTTAAGTTTTGGCCATAAATCAAGGACAGCACCACAATGATCTTCATGAGCATGTGTCAAAACAAGACCGCGCACATTGTGTTTTTCACTCTCTAGAAAACGAATATCAGGTAAAATAAGATCTGCTCCTGGTAATTCAGGACCAGCAAAACTCACCCCCATATCAACAAGAAGCCATTCACGAAGATTTTCGGGACCAAATCCATAAGCAGCCAGATTCATCCCTATTTCACCGACCCCTCCTAAAGGCAAAAAAACAAATTCACTCTCATTGGTTGCAACCATAAATATCTCCTAAGTTATTAAGATAATCTGATGGTAAAATAAAATTTATTAAACTAATAACGGCCCGCATTAACAGAAGCAGCTAGACCAAAATGGACATCTCCAGCTGTAACAATGGCTTGCTGACCATTTTTTTGTTTTACAAGACAGTTAAACTCACTATCAAGACCATCAAAAATACCTTCGATAACTTTTTCATCATTGAATACCTTGATATGCTGTCCAAGATGGGCAGAATATAAGAGCCATTTTTTGCGGATTATATCAACTCCTTCTAATTGTTTCCAAAGAAGATAGTTTTTAGAAAAACACTCCGCCAAAACTATAAATAATTGTTCTGCTTCAACATCCAAACCAATATTATTTAAACTTGAGGTAGGATACGGTGCATCTTCATAATGATGTTTTACATTGATTCCAATACCAATAACCAATGCATACCGTTGTGATGGTAATTTAAAAATCTCAAGCAAGATTCCAGAGCTTTTCGCTCCTCCTAGCAAAATATCATTCGGCCATTTTAAACGAACAATATTGTTCGCTTGCTTTTCATCCTTTATAAAATGTTTTATTGCTTCTACTACACTCACTCCAGCAACAAAACCAAGTTGAGCAGCAGTTTGATGAACAATATCGTCAATTAACAAAAGACTAGAATAAAGGTTCCCTTTCGGACTAGACCATGTTCGACCTCTTCTCGCTCTTCCTTGTGATTGTTCTTGTGCAACAATCCAGAGACAACCTTGATGACCAGCTTGCGCTTTTCGTTGCGCAACAAGATTTGTTGAATCAACAGTTTTGTATGATTCAACAGTGTAACCTTGTCTTTGTACAAAATCCGATAGAATATAAACCATATCCATTAAAACAATGCAGCCGCTGCTGTTTCTGCTAACTCAGCAAACCAAACTCCAAAAAGCATATAAAACAAAACAAAGAATGCAGAAAGACCGAGACAAAATTGAAGCTCATTGGACAACACAATAAAACGTGCCTTTGCTTCATCAAACCACATAATTTTAATAAGTCGCAAATAGTAAAAAGCCCCCACAACAGACGCTATCATGCCAACGACAGCAAGTGGAGTAAGTCCAGCATGAACAGCAGCAGAAAATGTATACCATTTCCCAAAAAAACCAGCCATGGGCGGTATACTTGCTAAAGAAAAAAGCTGTATTGTCATCACAACAGCCATAAATGGATGAGTCTTTATTAATCCTGAAAGATCATCAATATTTTCAACATTTCCACCACTCGAGCGCATTCCAAGAATAAAAGCAAATGAACCAATTGTCATACCTAAATAAATAGTCATATAAAGAATAACACTTTTTATCCCAAGTATATCTCCAGCAGCTAAACCAACAAGCGCATATCCCATATGACTGATTGATGAATAAGCCATTAAACGCTTAATATTGCTCTGTCCAATTGCAGCGAATGCACCAAGTATCATCGATGTAATTGCCATAAAAATCAAGATTTGCTGCCATGCAGGCATAGAACCATCAGAACTACCTAGTGGCATAAAGGCTGTAACAATAACACGAATAATCAGTGCCATTGCAGCAATTTTAGGAGCACCAGCAAAAAACGCTGTAATAGGTGTTGGTGCTCCTTCATAAACATCAGGTGTCCACATATGAAATGGAACGGCAGAAATTTTGAAAGCCAAACCAGCTAAAATAAAAACAATTCCGAAAATAACTCCCAATTGTAAGTTTTCATCTTTTAAAGCAACAGCAATTTCACGAAAACCAATTTGTCCTGTAAAACCATAAAGTAAAGAAATACCATACAGCAGTAATCCTGAAGACAATGCCCCTAAAACAAAATATTTTATCCCAGCTTCAGAAGATTTTACATTATCACGATTGATGGCAGCTAAGATATATAAAGCTAGGGATTGTAATTCTAACCCCATATAAAGTGAGAGCATATTACCAGCTGAAATCATCAGCATCATACCAAGAGTTGCTAAAAGAATGAGTATTGGAAATTCAAATACATCGAACTTTTGAGAACGCGTAAAACCAACAGACATAATCAGAGCAAAAAGTGCCCCAATGAGCGTTAAAACTTTCATATAACGACCAAAAGAGTCAATAATGAGCGCATTGGTCTGAAATACACCACTTTTGGGAAAAACAATGATAATAACAATGGTTGCAATAAGAAGAGCAATAGAAAGGCCTGTTAAAGTTAAAAAGGAACGCGTTTTGGAATAAACGCCAATCAAAAGAAACGCTATCCCCCCTAATGCCATTAAAATCTCTGGAAGAATTAAGACCAATTGCGTTATTATTTCAGTTTGCATGAGCATTCTTCCCTTATCTAATGCAGTTTATTGATGAGGGCTTCTACGGAAAACGCCGTTGCTTTAAGAATAGGCGTTGGATAGATACCAAAAAATATTGTCAGAATAACCATCGGATAAAGAATAAATTTCTCTCTTGTAGAAAGATCAATAAGGACTTTTAAGTTCTCCTTATCCAAGGAACCAAAAACCACACGCCGGTAAAGATAAAGTGCATAGGCAGCGGACAAAATAACACCCGTCGTCGCAAAAACAACAATCAATTTGTTGACTTGAAAAACACCTATTAAGGTTAAAAATTCACCTAAAAATCCTGAGCTTCCAGGCAGACCAACATTTGCCATAGTAAAAATTAAGAAAACAACAGCATATTTAGGCATATTATTAACGAGACCACCAAACGCTGAAATTTCGCGGGTATGAAGACGATCATAAATAACCCCGACACAAAAAAATAAAGCCGCTGAAACAATTCCATGCGATAGCATCTGATAAATAGCACCTTGGATACCCTGTTCATTCGCAGCAAAAATACCCATCGTCACATATCCCATATGTGCTATTGAGGAATAGGCAATAAGTTTTTTTATGTCATTTTGAACAAGTGCAACCAGTGACGTATAAATGATAGCGATAAGCGATAGGGTAAAAACCAAAGGAGCAAGTTCAGCCGAAGCAATAGGAAACATTGGTAAAGAAAAACGAAGAAAACCATACCCACCTAATTTGAGTAAAACACCAGCTAAAATAACTGAACCAGCAGTAGGTGCTTCTACGTGAGCATCAGGCAACCATGTGTGAACAGGCCACATGGGCATTTTAACCGCAAAAGAAGCAAAGAAGGCAAGCCATAACCAAATTTGCATATGCACAGGGAATTGGTAATTTAATAAAGTCGGTATATCAAGTGTTCCAGCTTGCCAATACATAGCCATAAGAGCAACCAGCATCAGCACTGAACCAAGTAAAGTGTAAAGGAAAAACTTTATACTCGCATAAACACGTCGTGGGCCTCCCCAAACACCTATAATAATAAACATGGGGATGAGGCTGCCTTCAAAAAAGACATAAAACAACATTGCATCAAGAGCACAAAAAACCCCAATAATTGCAACTTCAAGAAGAAGAAAAGCAATCATATAGGCTTTTAATCTATCTTTAACATTTTCCCAACTTGCTAAAATACAGAAAGGCAAAAGGAAAGCCGAAAGAACCACAAAGAGGATAGAAATACCATCAACTCCCATATGATAACTGATCCCTCCCCCTAACCAATTGGCTTTCTCAACCATTTGAAAATGGGCATCTGTATGATCAAAACCAGCCCAAACAATTAAGGAAAGAATAAAAACAAACACAGTCGTAAAAAACGCTACATTGCGTATATTCTGTCGGGCTACCTCACTATCATCTTTGATAAATAAAATGAGAAGGACACCAACAAGCGGTAAAAATGTAACTGTAGAAAGAATAGGCCAATCGATCATCAATTTACGCCCCCGATCATCATCCATGTGATCAACATTGCAATACCTATAAGCATCGCAAATGCATAGTGATAAAGATAGCCTGTCTGCATCCGAACCACTCTATTGGTAATATCAACAACACGTGCTGCAATACCATTCGGACCTAGACCATCAATAATTTTTCCATCTCCCACCTTCCAAAGAAAGGAACCAATTCTGAAAGCAGGACGCACAAATAGAACGTTATAGAGTTGATCAAAATACCATTTTTGGTAAAGAAAGTTATACATCCTTGGCATAACACCAGCCAATTTCTTAGGAAGAGAAGGGAAAACAATATAAAACAAATAGGCTAACATAAATCCGAAAATCATCGCTATAAAAGGTGACCATTTAACCCAATTTAACACATTGTGCGCATCGTGAAGGATGTGATTATGTTTGCTTGTAAAGAGTGCTCCCTTCCAAAAAGCATCATACAAATCACCAAAAAAGTAAGGCTGGAAAACGACACCAGCAAATATTGCTCCAATAGATAAAATAAAGAGTGGAATCAACATAACGGGAGGGGATTCATGAACATGATGCATAACATCAACGGTTGCTCGTGGTTTACCGTGAAATGTCATAAAGATAAGACGCCATGAATAAAAGCTTGTTAATAAAGCAGCAAACACAAGAAGAAAGAAAGCATATCCTGAAGCGATATTATGTGAGGCAAACGCAGATTCTATAATGGCATCCTTGGAAAAAAAACCTGCAGTCCCAAAAACTGTTCCTGGAATTCCCACACCCGTCAATGCAAGAGTTCCGATCATCATCATCCAGTAAGTTGCTTTGATATGCTTGTATAACCCGCCCATTTTTCGCATATCTTGTTCATCAGATACAGCATGAATGACAGAGCCCGCGCCAAGAAATAATAAAGCTTTAAAAAAAGCATGCGTAAAAAGATGAAAAACAGCCGCCCCATAAGCTCCAACGCCTAATGCAACAAACATATAACCAAGTTGTGAACATGTAGAATAGGCAATCACACGTTTAATATCATTTTGCACCAGTCCTACAGTTGCCGCAAAAAATGCAGTCGTTGCCCCAATAATAATAATGACTGTCAGAGCAATAGAAGAGAGTTCAAAAATTGGCGACATCCGCGCAACCATAAAGACACCGGCCGTTACCATCGTTGCCGCATGAATAAGTGCTGATACAGGCGTTGGTCCCTCCATGGCATCAGGGAGCCATGTATGTAAAAGAAATTGCGCTGATTTTCCCATCGCACCAATAAACAACAGAAGACATGTGACAGTAATTGCCATTTGTCCATCAAGCTGCCAACCTAAAAATGTTACATTTTGTATGAAGCTTTTGTCTGCCGCTTTTGCAAAAATAGAGGAAAAATTCACTGATTGAAACAAAATAAAAATGCTAAAAATTCCTAAAAGAAAACCAAAGTCCCCAACACGGTTAACGACAAAAGCTTTCATTGCAGCTTTATTGGCTGAATCTCGCTGAAACCAAAAACCAATGAGTAAATAAGAAGCAAGTCCGACACCTTCCCATCCAAAAAACATCTGAATCAAATTATTAGATGTCACCAACATCAACATCATAAATGTAAAGAGGGAAAGATAAGAAAAAAAACGAGATCTTGAAGGATCATGATGCATATAGCCAATTGAATAAATATGGACCACTGCCGAAACACTATTTACAACAACAAGCATGACAGCTGTCAATGTATCAATATGTAAAGCCCAATTAAAGGATAAATCACCAACAGTAAGCCAATGTAATACGAATATATCAACCACTGGAACATGGGTAAGTGCAACATTAAAAAAGGCTATCCATGATAATATGGCAACAATCACCATAAAGCTACATGTTACCAATTCACTAGCGCGGTCTCCTATAGTTTTCCCTCCTATAGAAGCAATTAAAAAACCCAAAAGCGGAAGAAAGACAATCGTATAATACATTGCTGGTTAGCCTTTCATTACATTAACATCTTCAACCGCAATAGAACCACGATTACGGAAAAAAACGACAAGAATTGCTAGACCAATTGCGGCTTCAGCAGCTGCTATCGTTAAGACAAATAAAGCGAATATCTGCCCAACAAGATCATGAAGAAATGCCGAAAACGCAACAAAATTGAGATTAACTGAAAGCAAGATAAGCTCAATAGACATTAAGATGATAATGACATTCTTTCTATTAAGAAAAATGCCTGCAATACCAATTGTAAACAGCAAAGCAGAAACAATAAGATAATGCGTAATATCAATATGCATAACTCCCCCCTTAAATGCCTTTGCCTGATTCAACGTGCTTGATTTCAATTGCATTTTCTACTGTTCGAGAAACTTGCACCGCAATAGATTGCCGCTTTACGCCTGACTTATGACGAAGTGTTAAAACGATTGCACCAATCATTGCAATCAATAAAATTATTCCAGCAATTTGAAAATAAAAAACATAATCTGTATAAAGAATATCGCCTAGAGCCTGCGTATTTGTTCGCTGCAATAAATCCGGCATTGGTTGCGTGACATGCGGTCGAAAAACGGTCGAAAAACTGCCACGAACAAACACCAAGATCAGTTCTAAAGCAAGGATGCTTCCAACAAAAGCTCCAATAGGAGCATAACGAAGCGCACCGTTTTTAAACTCTGCAAAATCAACATCCAGCATCATAACCACAAACAAAAACAAAACTGCTACAGCACCAACATAAACAACAAGTAGAATAAGCCCCAAAAATTCTGCTCCTGCAAGCAAAAACAAAGCTGCAGCATTAAAAAATGCTAATATTAAAAACAAAACGGAATGCACAGGATTACGAGCTGTAATAACAACAACTGCACTTACAAGCATAATAAAAGCAAATAAATAGAAAAATGCCGCCGCTAGATCCGTTAGCATAGGCTTCTCCTTAATCAATTAAACAATTGGTATAAAATTTCATACCAGATTAAACATTATCGGAAAAATTATCCGACACCTCATGCAAGGATACACTTAACGATAAGGTGCATCCATCAATATATTACGAGCAATTTCTCGCTCCCAACGATCTCCATTCATTAAAAGTTTTTCTTTATCATAATAAAGTTCTTCACGTGTTTCTGTTGCAAACTCAAAATTTGGTCCTTCTACAATAGCTTCAACAGGACAAGCTTCTTGACAAAAACCACAGTAAATACACTTAACCATATCTATATCATAACGAACAGTTCTACGTGTACCATCATTACGCCGCGGCCCTGCTTCAATTGTAATAGCTTGTGCAGGACAAATTGCTTCACACAATTTACAGGCTATACACCGCTCTTCACCATTTGGATAACGACGCAATGCATGTTCTCCGCGAAAACGCTCAGAAACAAAACCCTTCTCATAAGGATAATTAATCGTAGGCTTTGGTGCAAAAAATTGACGCATAGCTAAAAAAAACGCACTCACAAATTCCAATAAAAGGAGTGACTTTGCCGCCTGAAAAAGACCTGACATTATAAAACTCCTCTTAAGAAAAACCAGTATACTTTAAAAACGCAGCGGTTATCACAACCATTGCCAATGAAAGTGGAAGAAAAACTTTCCAACCAAGCCGCATAAGTTGATCATAGCGATAACGTGGAACGAAAGCTTTAACCATAGCAAACCAAAAAAATACAAAGCAAACTTTTAAAACAAACCAAATAACACCAGGGATCCAATTGAGCCACCAAACATCTAAAGGAGGCAGCCAACCACCTAAAAATAAAAGAGTTGTTAAAGCACACATTAAAACAATAGCAACATACTCACCAAGGAAGAAAAGCATGTAAGGCGTTGAAGAATACTCAACCATATGACCAGCAACAAGCTCAGATTCCGCTTCTACTAGATCAAAGGGAGGACGATTTGTCTCTGCAAGCGCAGAAATAAAGAATATAATAAACATTGGAAAAAGAACGAGCCAATTCCAATCAAGAAAACTGTTAAAAGGAAGACCAAGTGTTGTTCCAAGTCCATAACTTTGTTTCTGTACAATTGTTGTAAGATCCAATGAACCACTTACTAAAATGACAGTTACAAGGACAAATCCAATGGAAACCTCATAAGAAACCATTTGTGCTGCTGAACGAAGAGCTCCTAAGAAAGGATATTTTGAGTTCGATGCCCATCCTCCCATAATAACGCCATAAACTTCAAGAGATGAAATGGCTAAGATATAAAGCAAACCAACATTAATTTTTGCAACTTCCCATCCTTCATGAACTGGAATAACAGCCCACGTTGATAAAGCAAGCGTAGCAGAAATAAAAGGTGCTAAGAGAAAAACACCTTTATTAGCACCAGCAGGGATAATAGGCTCTTTAACAACAAATTTAATTAAGTCTGCAAAAGACTGTAACAGTCCCCATGGACCAACAACGTTCGGACCACGCCGCAATTGTACTGCTGCCCAAATCTTTCTATCTGCGTAAAGAAGATACGCAACTAAAACAAGAAGAACAACCAAAAGGAGCAGTGTTTTTCCAACTATAATGAGTAATGGCAATAACCAAGTCATAAAGAAATCATACATCATTTTTCTTTCCCTCTGCCCTTACTCTACAGTTTATATAGCACGATTCTGTGCAAGAGATGAACATTCAGCCATAACTGCAGAAGCACGTGCTATTGGGTTTGTTAAATAAAAGTCCTTAACCATAGAAGTAAATGTTTGCTTTTCAAGAGCAACCATTTGTGAACCAAGTGCTTTAAGATCATCTATACAAGAAGGTACTATATCATCAATAGCACAAAGATGCGGATAATCATTAAATAAGTTCTGTCTTAATTGAGAAAGCGAATCAAAAGGAAGCTTTTTTCCTAAAATATCTGATAAAGCACGCAAGATAGCCCAATCTTCTTTTGCTTCACCTGGTGCAAAACCAGCGCGATTTGTCATTTGAACACGTCCTTCTGTATTCACATAAAGCCCTGATTTTTCAGTATAAGCCGATGCTGGCAAAATAACATCCGCAGCATGTGCTCCATTATCACCATGGCTGCCAATATAAATTGTAAAAGCTTTAGTATTGGCGAATTCTATTTCATCAGCACCAAGTAAAAATAAAACTTCACAAGTTTTAAGAATATTAGCAACCCCAAGCTCAGAAATAAAACCAATGTCTAACCCCCCAACTGTTGATGCTGCAGTATGAAGAATACCAAACCCATTCCATTCCTCACTAAGGGCTCCAACACTATCAGCTAATTTTGCCAGATTTTTTAAAACAGCTAATCCTTCTTTCCCTGAAACAGCGCCTTCCCCAATAAGGATAAGCGGTCTCTTCGCTTCTTTTAAGACATTTAAAAATGGATCTTCTTCACGAATAAGCGCACTCAATGCTTCAGTCCCAACTCCAAGATAAGAATAAGGATAACGTAAATCGACTTTCTCACCAATTAATGCGATGGGAAATTGTCCCATTCGTTGACGCTTTAAAATACGTGCATTTAAAACAGCAGCCTCATGACGCGGGTTAGAGCCTACGATAAGCAATGCA is part of the Bartonella machadoae genome and harbors:
- a CDS encoding biotin--[acetyl-CoA-carboxylase] ligase; translated protein: MDMVYILSDFVQRQGYTVESYKTVDSTNLVAQRKAQAGHQGCLWIVAQEQSQGRARRGRTWSSPKGNLYSSLLLIDDIVHQTAAQLGFVAGVSVVEAIKHFIKDEKQANNIVRLKWPNDILLGGAKSSGILLEIFKLPSQRYALVIGIGINVKHHYEDAPYPTSSLNNIGLDVEAEQLFIVLAECFSKNYLLWKQLEGVDIIRKKWLLYSAHLGQHIKVFNDEKVIEGIFDGLDSEFNCLVKQKNGQQAIVTAGDVHFGLAASVNAGRY
- the nuoN gene encoding NADH-quinone oxidoreductase subunit NuoN, which encodes MQTEIITQLVLILPEILMALGGIAFLLIGVYSKTRSFLTLTGLSIALLIATIVIIIVFPKSGVFQTNALIIDSFGRYMKVLTLIGALFALIMSVGFTRSQKFDVFEFPILILLATLGMMLMISAGNMLSLYMGLELQSLALYILAAINRDNVKSSEAGIKYFVLGALSSGLLLYGISLLYGFTGQIGFREIAVALKDENLQLGVIFGIVFILAGLAFKISAVPFHMWTPDVYEGAPTPITAFFAGAPKIAAMALIIRVIVTAFMPLGSSDGSMPAWQQILIFMAITSMILGAFAAIGQSNIKRLMAYSSISHMGYALVGLAAGDILGIKSVILYMTIYLGMTIGSFAFILGMRSSGGNVENIDDLSGLIKTHPFMAVVMTIQLFSLASIPPMAGFFGKWYTFSAAVHAGLTPLAVVGMIASVVGAFYYLRLIKIMWFDEAKARFIVLSNELQFCLGLSAFFVLFYMLFGVWFAELAETAAAALF
- a CDS encoding NADH-quinone oxidoreductase subunit M — protein: MIDWPILSTVTFLPLVGVLLILFIKDDSEVARQNIRNVAFFTTVFVFILSLIVWAGFDHTDAHFQMVEKANWLGGGISYHMGVDGISILFVVLSAFLLPFCILASWENVKDRLKAYMIAFLLLEVAIIGVFCALDAMLFYVFFEGSLIPMFIIIGVWGGPRRVYASIKFFLYTLLGSVLMLVALMAMYWQAGTLDIPTLLNYQFPVHMQIWLWLAFFASFAVKMPMWPVHTWLPDAHVEAPTAGSVILAGVLLKLGGYGFLRFSLPMFPIASAELAPLVFTLSLIAIIYTSLVALVQNDIKKLIAYSSIAHMGYVTMGIFAANEQGIQGAIYQMLSHGIVSAALFFCVGVIYDRLHTREISAFGGLVNNMPKYAVVFLIFTMANVGLPGSSGFLGEFLTLIGVFQVNKLIVVFATTGVILSAAYALYLYRRVVFGSLDKENLKVLIDLSTREKFILYPMVILTIFFGIYPTPILKATAFSVEALINKLH
- the nuoL gene encoding NADH-quinone oxidoreductase subunit L, with the protein product MYYTIVFLPLLGFLIASIGGKTIGDRASELVTCSFMVIVAILSWIAFFNVALTHVPVVDIFVLHWLTVGDLSFNWALHIDTLTAVMLVVVNSVSAVVHIYSIGYMHHDPSRSRFFSYLSLFTFMMLMLVTSNNLIQMFFGWEGVGLASYLLIGFWFQRDSANKAAMKAFVVNRVGDFGFLLGIFSIFILFQSVNFSSIFAKAADKSFIQNVTFLGWQLDGQMAITVTCLLLFIGAMGKSAQFLLHTWLPDAMEGPTPVSALIHAATMVTAGVFMVARMSPIFELSSIALTVIIIIGATTAFFAATVGLVQNDIKRVIAYSTCSQLGYMFVALGVGAYGAAVFHLFTHAFFKALLFLGAGSVIHAVSDEQDMRKMGGLYKHIKATYWMMMIGTLALTGVGIPGTVFGTAGFFSKDAIIESAFASHNIASGYAFFLLVFAALLTSFYSWRLIFMTFHGKPRATVDVMHHVHESPPVMLIPLFILSIGAIFAGVVFQPYFFGDLYDAFWKGALFTSKHNHILHDAHNVLNWVKWSPFIAMIFGFMLAYLFYIVFPSLPKKLAGVMPRMYNFLYQKWYFDQLYNVLFVRPAFRIGSFLWKVGDGKIIDGLGPNGIAARVVDITNRVVRMQTGYLYHYAFAMLIGIAMLITWMMIGGVN
- the nuoK gene encoding NADH-quinone oxidoreductase subunit NuoK, producing MHIDITHYLIVSALLFTIGIAGIFLNRKNVIIILMSIELILLSVNLNFVAFSAFLHDLVGQIFALFVLTIAAAEAAIGLAILVVFFRNRGSIAVEDVNVMKG
- a CDS encoding NADH-quinone oxidoreductase subunit J, whose amino-acid sequence is MLTDLAAAFFYLFAFIMLVSAVVVITARNPVHSVLFLILAFFNAAALFLLAGAEFLGLILLVVYVGAVAVLFLFVVMMLDVDFAEFKNGALRYAPIGAFVGSILALELILVFVRGSFSTVFRPHVTQPMPDLLQRTNTQALGDILYTDYVFYFQIAGIILLIAMIGAIVLTLRHKSGVKRQSIAVQVSRTVENAIEIKHVESGKGI
- the nuoI gene encoding NADH-quinone oxidoreductase subunit NuoI, producing the protein MSGLFQAAKSLLLLEFVSAFFLAMRQFFAPKPTINYPYEKGFVSERFRGEHALRRYPNGEERCIACKLCEAICPAQAITIEAGPRRNDGTRRTVRYDIDMVKCIYCGFCQEACPVEAIVEGPNFEFATETREELYYDKEKLLMNGDRWEREIARNILMDAPYR
- the nuoH gene encoding NADH-quinone oxidoreductase subunit NuoH, with amino-acid sequence MYDFFMTWLLPLLIIVGKTLLLLVVLLVLVAYLLYADRKIWAAVQLRRGPNVVGPWGLLQSFADLIKFVVKEPIIPAGANKGVFLLAPFISATLALSTWAVIPVHEGWEVAKINVGLLYILAISSLEVYGVIMGGWASNSKYPFLGALRSAAQMVSYEVSIGFVLVTVILVSGSLDLTTIVQKQSYGLGTTLGLPFNSFLDWNWLVLFPMFIIFFISALAETNRPPFDLVEAESELVAGHMVEYSSTPYMLFFLGEYVAIVLMCALTTLLFLGGWLPPLDVWWLNWIPGVIWFVLKVCFVFFWFAMVKAFVPRYRYDQLMRLGWKVFLPLSLAMVVITAAFLKYTGFS